One Deltaproteobacteria bacterium genomic window carries:
- the tuf gene encoding elongation factor Tu (EF-Tu; promotes GTP-dependent binding of aminoacyl-tRNA to the A-site of ribosomes during protein biosynthesis; when the tRNA anticodon matches the mRNA codon, GTP hydrolysis results; the inactive EF-Tu-GDP leaves the ribosome and release of GDP is promoted by elongation factor Ts; many prokaryotes have two copies of the gene encoding EF-Tu), whose translation MAKQKFERKKPHCNVGTIGHIDHGKTTLTAAITKVLAEQGMAQFIAF comes from the coding sequence ATGGCGAAGCAGAAATTCGAGCGCAAGAAGCCGCACTGTAACGTGGGGACGATTGGGCACATCGATCACGGCAAGACGACGCTGACGGCGGCGATCACGAAGGTGCTGGCGGAGCAGGGGATGGCGCAGTTCATCGCCTTC
- the ligA gene encoding NAD-dependent DNA ligase LigA — translation MTPAAAPAGKLSESQAAREITRLSAAIEHHNHRYHVLDQPEIPDAEYDQLFRRLVELEEAFPHLRNPASPTQRVGAPPAQTFASVRHTIPMLSLGNAMSAAEFQEFDERVRRGLKTTNAVEYIVEPKLDGLAVELVYVDGALTIASTRGDGTTGENVTANVKTIRSVPLELRRQRGAPIPARLEVRGEVIFPRAAFERLNRDRAKRDEPPFANPRNAAAGSLRQLDSRITAQRPLDIFCHSSGQIEGAAFASHWDFLAALRGWGLKINPLNRRCTGADEVVSYHTEISQRRESLPYEVDGIVAKVNSIDLQRRLGEVSRSPRWAIAFKFKAQQARTRVRNILASVGRTGALTPVAELEPVPVGGVTVSNASLHNMDEVERKDVRIGDMVIIERAGDVIPYVVGVVTGERTGRERKFRMPATCPVCGSKVLREEGEAAYRCIGMSCPAKLRETVRHFASKYALDIDGLGDKLVAQLIDSGLVKTIADLYDLTKEQLTDLERMADKSAQNIVDAIAGSKRTTLARFINGLGIPQVGEHMAAVLAEQFGSIDALQSATEEELLAVRDIGPETAREIRAFFDQKDNRTVIARLTRAGIRPTVERRTRGDKLAGKTFVLTGALSMPRDEVVRLIEAQGGKITGSVSKKTDYVVVGDEPGSKFDKAKQLGVRTLDERGLRALVGD, via the coding sequence ATGACTCCGGCGGCCGCACCAGCGGGGAAGCTGAGCGAATCACAAGCCGCGCGCGAAATCACCCGCCTGAGTGCCGCAATCGAGCACCACAACCACCGCTACCACGTCCTTGATCAGCCGGAGATCCCCGACGCCGAGTACGACCAGTTGTTTCGCCGCTTGGTCGAACTCGAAGAGGCGTTTCCCCACCTGCGCAACCCGGCGTCCCCGACCCAGCGAGTCGGTGCCCCGCCGGCGCAAACGTTCGCCAGCGTTCGCCATACGATTCCAATGCTGTCGCTCGGCAATGCCATGTCCGCCGCGGAGTTCCAGGAATTCGATGAGCGGGTTCGCCGCGGACTCAAGACCACCAACGCAGTCGAGTACATCGTCGAGCCCAAGCTGGACGGTCTCGCCGTCGAACTCGTGTATGTCGACGGCGCCCTCACCATCGCTTCGACGCGCGGCGATGGCACCACGGGTGAGAACGTGACGGCCAACGTGAAGACGATTCGCAGCGTCCCACTGGAACTCCGCCGTCAGCGCGGCGCACCGATTCCAGCGCGGCTCGAAGTTCGCGGTGAGGTCATCTTTCCGCGCGCCGCGTTTGAACGACTCAACCGCGACCGGGCCAAACGCGACGAGCCGCCTTTCGCCAACCCCCGCAACGCCGCCGCGGGATCATTGCGCCAACTCGATTCGCGCATCACCGCGCAGCGCCCGCTCGACATCTTCTGTCACAGTTCGGGGCAAATCGAAGGCGCTGCCTTCGCGTCTCATTGGGACTTCCTTGCTGCGCTGCGCGGTTGGGGCCTCAAAATCAATCCGCTCAATCGTCGCTGCACCGGCGCCGATGAAGTGGTTAGCTACCACACCGAGATCAGCCAACGTCGCGAGTCGCTGCCGTATGAGGTCGACGGCATCGTTGCCAAGGTCAACAGCATCGATCTCCAGCGCCGACTCGGCGAGGTTTCGCGCTCGCCGCGCTGGGCGATCGCGTTCAAGTTCAAGGCCCAACAAGCGCGCACGCGAGTCAGGAACATCCTCGCCTCGGTCGGACGTACCGGCGCGCTCACCCCGGTCGCCGAACTCGAACCGGTGCCGGTGGGCGGCGTGACCGTCTCCAACGCGTCGTTGCACAACATGGACGAAGTTGAGCGCAAAGACGTGCGCATCGGCGACATGGTGATCATCGAGCGCGCCGGCGATGTCATTCCTTACGTCGTTGGAGTCGTCACCGGCGAGCGTACCGGCAGAGAGCGCAAGTTCCGCATGCCCGCAACCTGTCCCGTGTGCGGCAGCAAAGTCCTGCGCGAGGAAGGCGAGGCCGCGTACCGCTGCATCGGCATGAGCTGCCCCGCCAAGCTGCGTGAGACTGTCCGGCACTTTGCCTCCAAGTACGCGCTCGACATCGACGGCCTCGGCGACAAGTTGGTCGCGCAGTTGATCGACAGCGGGCTGGTGAAGACCATCGCCGATCTCTACGACCTGACCAAAGAGCAACTGACCGATCTCGAACGCATGGCCGATAAGTCGGCGCAAAACATCGTCGACGCGATCGCCGGCAGCAAGCGCACCACGCTTGCTCGCTTCATCAACGGGCTCGGGATTCCGCAAGTCGGCGAGCACATGGCCGCGGTATTGGCCGAGCAGTTCGGCAGCATCGACGCGTTGCAAAGTGCAACCGAAGAAGAGTTGCTCGCCGTGCGCGACATCGGCCCCGAAACGGCACGGGAGATTCGCGCCTTCTTCGACCAGAAGGACAACCGCACCGTGATCGCACGGCTCACGCGCGCCGGCATCCGTCCGACCGTCGAGCGCCGCACCCGCGGCGACAAACTAGCGGGCAAAACTTTCGTCCTCACCGGCGCCCTGTCGATGCCGCGCGACGAAGTCGTTCGCTTGATCGAGGCCCAGGGCGGAAAGATCACCGGCAGTGTGTCGAAGAAGACCGACTACGTCGTCGTCGGTGACGAACCCGGCTCGAAGTTCGACAAGGCCAAACAACTGGGCGTCCGCACGCTCGACGAACGCGGGCTGCGCGCACTCGTCGGTGACTGA
- a CDS encoding acylphosphatase produces the protein MADASQAVRLQLVITGRVQGVGFRYAVLDEARRLQVAGWVRNRRDGSVEVIAEGSRGRLEQLAVWCHDGPRGALVSHVETNWGEASGEFHEFSIRH, from the coding sequence ATGGCCGACGCATCGCAGGCCGTACGTCTCCAGCTCGTCATCACCGGACGCGTCCAGGGCGTCGGCTTCCGCTACGCGGTGCTCGATGAGGCGCGGCGCCTCCAAGTGGCGGGCTGGGTACGCAACCGCCGCGACGGCAGTGTCGAAGTGATCGCCGAGGGTTCCCGCGGGCGCTTGGAACAGCTTGCCGTTTGGTGTCACGATGGGCCGCGCGGCGCGCTGGTCTCGCATGTCGAGACCAACTGGGGCGAAGCGAGCGGCGAGTTTCACGAATTTTCCATCCGTCACTAG
- a CDS encoding phosphotriesterase — MATLNTVLGPCNAADLGVTLMHEHLVIGWPGWDADVAAPAFNRKDTIKLCVDHMQELKALGMRTLLDPCPIDLGRDVELAAEVSQATGVRIICATGLYKEESGATPYFKFRGQFTDVIKEMAEGFINEIDVGIGSTGIKAGVIKIATGAHQITKYEEKVIRAAARAHKATGAPITTHTEDGTMGREQLDLFASEGVDLKRVIIGHSCGSADLKYHTDMLDRGAYLGFDRFGLDFIHPDRLRKAALIGLLGIGCENQIVLSHDTVWCWRGRSLPVPESQLTNWKPTHVFKNIVPALRDAGVTKEKIDAMLIHNPRRYFEGV, encoded by the coding sequence ATGGCAACGCTCAATACTGTGCTCGGTCCGTGCAACGCAGCCGACCTCGGCGTCACCTTGATGCACGAGCATCTGGTGATCGGCTGGCCGGGGTGGGATGCGGATGTCGCCGCGCCGGCGTTCAACCGCAAGGACACGATCAAGCTCTGTGTCGACCACATGCAGGAGCTGAAGGCGCTCGGGATGCGCACGCTGCTCGATCCCTGCCCGATTGATCTTGGTCGCGACGTCGAGTTAGCCGCCGAAGTATCTCAAGCCACCGGCGTGCGCATCATCTGCGCCACCGGCCTCTATAAGGAAGAGTCCGGCGCCACTCCGTACTTCAAATTCCGCGGTCAGTTCACCGACGTGATCAAGGAGATGGCGGAGGGCTTCATCAACGAGATCGACGTCGGCATCGGTTCCACCGGCATCAAGGCTGGCGTCATCAAGATCGCCACCGGCGCGCACCAGATCACAAAATATGAAGAGAAAGTCATTCGCGCCGCGGCGCGCGCCCACAAGGCCACCGGTGCGCCGATTACGACGCACACCGAGGACGGCACGATGGGCCGCGAGCAGCTCGATTTGTTCGCCTCGGAGGGTGTCGACTTGAAGCGCGTGATCATCGGCCACTCGTGCGGCAGCGCGGATCTCAAATATCACACCGACATGCTCGACCGCGGCGCCTACCTCGGCTTCGATCGCTTCGGACTCGACTTCATCCATCCCGATCGGTTGCGCAAGGCCGCATTGATCGGCCTGCTCGGCATCGGCTGCGAAAATCAGATCGTACTCTCGCACGACACCGTATGGTGCTGGCGTGGCCGCTCGCTGCCGGTGCCTGAGTCGCAGCTAACGAACTGGAAGCCGACGCACGTTTTCAAGAACATCGTGCCGGCACTGCGCGACGCTGGCGTGACTAAGGAGAAGATCGACGCGATGCTGATCCACAACCCGCGGCGATACTTCGAGGGCGTGTAG
- a CDS encoding DUF1566 domain-containing protein: protein MRTRSSIAITAALLWASTATAVPLPATSLNTCQSTVKTASKTYADNYLNAVATCLQSIAGKVIKDHAAITTIVAGSCATQFRNIHDTRGTGKSLGEKLTAAIDKKCAPGMLNVTHGVPDVLGPGAALSEPIEADNINTWCAQFGGDGSIDTLHEWSGCIAASHACAAQQAIVTQYPRALEWLADVRTVMATLLPPVSDPTKISDALAGLDAVVAAIDGPDADGQPNLQCGSSCGDGAKNGSEACDGSDLGGASCTSLGYAIGTLSCTATCGFNVSGCDCRTATGTAAVGDVLSGKTFSNASSVGITGTMPNNGAVTLTPGTADQTIVAGYHNGSGKCVGDTDLVAGNIKSGVNLFGINGSSSVVDTSSGTAVAADMLSGKTAFVNGSLVTGSVPAGSNVSGANGLKTFTIPNGLYAGSKTATANDTNLVASNIQSGVTIFGVVGTAASSTCGNGIKDGSEQCDASDLGGQTCTGLGYALGGSLTCTAGCGFNASNCVAQAFPETGQTTCWDAGGAIIACAGTGQDGDVKAGTPLAFTDNGDGTITDNNTKLVWEKLSDDGSIHDKDDIYTWTTAQTTKIATLNSMAFAGKTDWRLPNAKEVQSIINYQNSNPAVSPAFNTGCVASCTVLTCSCTVNDYYWSSSTMQSTPSSAWGVHFDNGAFAVGPKSSSNYARAVRDGNVNPAPPVPPAPAPVLATGQTTSYGAGSDGAVQKGATHSFNDNGDGTITDNATGLMWEKKSDDGSIHDKDDTYTWGMTSPPYTMNGTMVTAFLATLNAGGGFAGHTDWRIPNVNELHSIANYQNVNPAVDAAFNMNCAASCTVLTCSCTQSDFCWSSTTYQLVPDLAWDVGFFTPYVGAHNKTNGVSVRAVRGGS from the coding sequence ATGAGAACACGATCATCGATCGCTATCACTGCGGCCCTGCTGTGGGCCAGCACGGCTACGGCCGTGCCGCTGCCCGCAACCAGCCTCAACACTTGCCAGAGCACGGTGAAGACCGCCTCCAAAACCTACGCCGACAATTACCTCAACGCGGTGGCCACCTGCCTGCAGTCCATCGCCGGCAAGGTGATCAAAGATCACGCTGCCATCACCACGATTGTGGCGGGGAGCTGCGCCACCCAGTTTCGCAACATCCACGACACCCGCGGCACCGGCAAGAGCTTGGGCGAGAAGCTGACGGCGGCGATCGACAAGAAGTGCGCGCCGGGCATGCTCAACGTCACCCACGGTGTGCCCGACGTGCTCGGACCCGGGGCAGCGCTGAGCGAGCCGATTGAAGCGGACAACATCAACACCTGGTGCGCGCAGTTCGGCGGCGATGGCTCGATCGACACGCTGCACGAGTGGAGCGGCTGCATCGCCGCCTCGCATGCGTGCGCCGCGCAGCAAGCCATCGTCACACAGTATCCGCGCGCGCTCGAATGGCTGGCGGACGTACGCACGGTGATGGCGACGTTGCTTCCACCAGTCAGCGATCCCACCAAGATCAGCGACGCGCTGGCCGGTCTCGATGCGGTGGTGGCCGCCATCGACGGGCCGGACGCCGACGGGCAGCCCAACCTCCAATGCGGATCGAGTTGCGGTGACGGAGCGAAGAACGGCAGCGAAGCCTGCGACGGCAGCGATTTGGGCGGCGCGAGTTGCACGAGTCTCGGCTACGCTATCGGCACGTTGAGCTGCACGGCCACGTGCGGCTTCAATGTCAGCGGCTGCGACTGTCGCACCGCCACGGGGACGGCGGCGGTAGGTGATGTGCTGAGCGGCAAGACCTTCTCCAACGCCAGCTCAGTCGGGATCACGGGCACCATGCCGAACAACGGCGCCGTCACACTGACGCCGGGCACCGCCGATCAAACCATCGTTGCCGGCTACCACAATGGATCCGGCAAGTGTGTGGGTGACACCGACTTGGTGGCGGGCAACATCAAGAGCGGCGTCAATCTGTTTGGCATCAACGGCAGTTCCTCGGTGGTCGACACTAGCAGTGGCACCGCGGTCGCCGCCGATATGCTCAGCGGCAAGACCGCCTTCGTTAACGGCAGCCTCGTCACCGGCAGTGTACCCGCCGGGTCGAACGTGAGCGGCGCCAACGGCTTGAAGACCTTCACCATCCCCAACGGGCTCTACGCCGGCTCCAAGACGGCCACCGCGAATGATACGAACCTCGTGGCGAGCAACATCCAGAGCGGTGTCACCATTTTCGGCGTGGTGGGAACGGCAGCGTCCTCAACCTGCGGCAACGGTATCAAGGACGGCAGCGAGCAGTGCGATGCCTCCGATCTCGGTGGTCAGACATGCACCGGACTCGGCTACGCCCTCGGCGGGTCGCTGACCTGCACGGCGGGCTGCGGCTTCAACGCCAGCAACTGCGTCGCGCAAGCGTTCCCTGAGACCGGGCAGACGACCTGCTGGGATGCGGGTGGGGCGATCATTGCGTGCGCCGGCACCGGGCAAGACGGCGATGTGAAAGCCGGGACGCCCCTCGCATTTACCGACAACGGCGACGGCACGATCACCGACAACAACACCAAGTTGGTATGGGAGAAGCTCTCGGACGACGGCTCCATCCATGACAAGGATGACATCTACACGTGGACCACGGCTCAGACGACCAAGATCGCGACGCTGAACAGCATGGCCTTCGCCGGGAAGACCGACTGGCGATTGCCGAACGCCAAGGAAGTGCAGAGCATCATCAACTACCAGAACTCCAATCCAGCGGTGAGCCCGGCCTTCAACACGGGGTGCGTCGCGAGTTGCACGGTGCTGACGTGCAGTTGCACGGTGAACGACTACTACTGGTCGTCCAGCACGATGCAGAGCACGCCATCGAGCGCGTGGGGCGTCCACTTCGATAACGGTGCCTTCGCAGTGGGTCCGAAGTCGAGTAGCAACTACGCGCGGGCCGTTCGCGACGGGAACGTGAATCCAGCGCCGCCAGTACCGCCGGCGCCAGCGCCGGTGCTGGCGACGGGGCAGACCACGTCGTACGGAGCCGGCAGCGACGGCGCGGTGCAAAAGGGCGCCACGCACTCGTTCAACGACAATGGCGACGGCACGATCACCGACAACGCGACCGGGCTGATGTGGGAAAAGAAGAGCGACGACGGCTCTATCCACGACAAGGACGACACTTACACCTGGGGCATGACGTCGCCGCCGTACACGATGAACGGGACGATGGTGACGGCCTTCCTGGCGACGCTGAATGCGGGGGGTGGATTTGCCGGGCATACGGACTGGCGCATCCCGAACGTGAATGAGCTACACAGTATCGCGAACTATCAGAACGTGAACCCCGCGGTTGACGCGGCGTTCAACATGAACTGCGCCGCGAGTTGTACGGTGCTGACGTGCAGTTGCACGCAGTCCGATTTCTGCTGGTCGTCTACTACCTACCAGCTCGTCCCGGACCTCGCGTGGGACGTGGGCTTCTTCACCCCCTACGTGGGCGCGCACAACAAGACCAATGGCGTCTCCGTGCGTGCCGTCCGCGGCGGCTCATAG
- the rsmI gene encoding 16S rRNA (cytidine(1402)-2'-O)-methyltransferase: MPGTLYVVATPLGNLEDISARALRILREVQLIAAEDTRHSRKLLAHFDIHTPLISYYDQIERERAPELIERLKAGKSIALISDAGTPGIADPGFRLVRAAVEAGIKVVPIPGPSAVAAVLSVCGLPTDRFVFEGFVPARAVARRKFLDTLIGEERTIVVYEAARRLSESLADLIAALGADREVVVAREVTKLFEEILRGTATDVLTRLPSAGVQGEVTLVIAGGKAARVAPIEDLDTAITRLKGEGLHTAEIAHRLAATHHLPRRALYARIVKSNPS; the protein is encoded by the coding sequence ATGCCAGGTACGCTCTACGTTGTTGCGACGCCGCTGGGAAATCTCGAGGACATCTCGGCGCGCGCGTTGCGAATCTTGCGCGAGGTGCAATTGATCGCCGCCGAAGACACTCGCCACAGCCGCAAACTCCTCGCGCACTTCGACATCCACACACCGCTGATTAGCTACTACGACCAGATCGAGCGCGAACGCGCCCCCGAATTGATCGAGCGGCTGAAGGCCGGCAAGTCGATCGCGTTGATCTCCGACGCCGGCACACCCGGCATCGCGGATCCCGGCTTTCGCTTGGTGCGTGCGGCCGTCGAAGCAGGTATCAAGGTGGTGCCGATCCCCGGTCCGTCGGCGGTCGCCGCGGTGCTGAGCGTATGTGGCTTGCCCACTGATCGTTTCGTCTTCGAGGGCTTCGTGCCGGCGCGTGCCGTGGCGCGGCGGAAATTCCTTGACACACTCATCGGCGAAGAGCGAACCATCGTTGTATACGAAGCGGCGCGGCGCTTGTCGGAGAGCTTGGCCGATTTGATCGCTGCACTCGGAGCCGACCGCGAAGTCGTCGTCGCGCGCGAAGTGACGAAGTTGTTCGAGGAGATTCTCCGCGGCACGGCCACCGACGTGCTCACGCGACTGCCGAGCGCCGGCGTGCAAGGCGAAGTGACGTTGGTGATCGCCGGCGGCAAGGCTGCGCGGGTGGCGCCAATCGAAGATCTCGACACCGCGATCACGCGGCTCAAGGGTGAAGGACTGCATACAGCCGAAATCGCGCATCGGCTGGCGGCGACGCATCATCTCCCGCGGCGCGCGTTGTACGCGCGAATCGTCAAGTCGAACCCGTCGTGA
- a CDS encoding GNAT family N-acetyltransferase, translating into MPLAWRHPQRRVTLRRVHSVAIRDACDDDGPALIALIDAVFREYPNCILDVDGEAPELRTIATTFEAAGGHFWIAELSGRVVGCVGFTPAHAAGGIELRKLYVAKDARRIGLGNRLCGLIESEARRRTAAFVELWSDTRFLDAHRLYEKRGYTRGPHTRTLHDISASVEYFYRKDL; encoded by the coding sequence GTGCCGCTGGCGTGGCGTCACCCGCAACGGCGCGTTACACTGCGGCGCGTGCACTCAGTAGCGATTCGTGACGCGTGTGATGATGACGGGCCGGCATTGATCGCGCTTATCGACGCCGTCTTCCGCGAGTATCCCAACTGCATTCTCGACGTCGATGGCGAGGCGCCGGAGTTGCGCACCATCGCCACGACGTTCGAAGCCGCGGGCGGGCACTTCTGGATCGCCGAGCTATCCGGCCGCGTGGTGGGTTGCGTCGGGTTCACACCCGCGCACGCCGCAGGCGGCATCGAGCTGCGCAAACTCTACGTTGCCAAGGACGCGCGCCGCATCGGACTGGGAAACCGCCTGTGCGGATTGATCGAGAGCGAAGCGCGGCGACGCACAGCCGCGTTCGTCGAACTGTGGAGCGATACCCGTTTCCTCGACGCGCACCGGTTATACGAAAAGCGCGGCTACACGCGTGGGCCGCACACCCGAACGTTGCACGACATCAGCGCAAGCGTCGAGTACTTCTATCGCAAAGACCTGTAG
- a CDS encoding M15 family metallopeptidase: protein MIAPRILLPFAFCVLTFAMRAQPADVTDLVDIETINPHIRLDIRYATSDNFTHLILYPRAKCFLRRAVAEKLSRAQADLERVGRGLQVFDCYRPRSVQKQMWALVPDERYVANPAKGSRHNRGAAVDLTLTMADGKAAAMPTDFDDFSERAHRDYMQLPAPVIANRALLELAMARAGFVGLPTEWWHFDAADWESFDLLDIEFTHLP, encoded by the coding sequence ATGATTGCGCCGCGCATACTCTTGCCTTTTGCGTTTTGCGTTTTGACTTTTGCAATGCGGGCGCAGCCCGCCGATGTAACCGATCTCGTCGACATCGAGACGATCAATCCGCACATCCGGCTCGACATCCGCTACGCGACCTCGGACAACTTTACGCATCTCATTCTCTATCCGCGGGCGAAGTGTTTCCTGCGCCGAGCTGTGGCGGAGAAGCTCAGCCGGGCGCAAGCCGACCTGGAGCGCGTGGGGCGCGGGTTGCAGGTGTTCGACTGCTACCGGCCGCGGTCCGTCCAGAAACAGATGTGGGCGCTGGTGCCCGACGAGCGCTACGTCGCCAATCCCGCCAAGGGTTCGCGCCACAATCGCGGTGCCGCGGTCGACCTGACGCTGACAATGGCAGACGGCAAAGCGGCCGCGATGCCGACCGACTTCGACGACTTCAGTGAGCGCGCACACCGCGACTACATGCAGCTGCCGGCGCCGGTGATTGCCAATCGCGCCTTGCTCGAATTGGCAATGGCTCGCGCCGGCTTCGTCGGCTTGCCGACCGAGTGGTGGCACTTCGATGCGGCCGACTGGGAGTCATTCGATCTGCTCGACATCGAGTTCACGCACCTGCCATAG
- a CDS encoding MBOAT family protein gives MEITSVTFAVFVLAVLAIFYLLPARLQLRWLLLASYVFYATWSWQFALVLAALTLVNFAMAHGVRAADRPRRGVLVLGIAINIGVLAGFKYGDTLLHILASGAQNGVRILLPIGLSFYSLQAISYLVDVAQGQIAAETDFVAFALYLAYFPKLLAGPIERARKFLPQLSQPRVVDDAQLARSATLIAIGVVRKVVIADSLFEMIPPATFATPARASGLAVWLVAYSFALYNDFAGYTSLVRGVSLLFGIELSPNFASPYFARSFSEFWTRWHISLSQWLRDYIYLPLSRALLRRNLSRSNVPNLLLPPLTAMIICGMWHGEAWHFLAWGALHGVYLAGERVATLWRPRRPAQQLPAWRQALAMLRVFTLVALTLIPFRLKLTAAETFTRALLRASGWSLPDPRVCVLIALTLWIDWAQSRHGDELVFLQWPWAARAALLTAAVLAVLLVAQSDLSAPFVYQQF, from the coding sequence GTGGAAATCACCTCGGTCACCTTTGCCGTATTCGTCCTGGCGGTACTGGCGATCTTCTACCTGCTGCCGGCACGCTTACAACTGCGGTGGCTCTTGCTCGCCTCCTACGTCTTCTACGCGACCTGGTCCTGGCAGTTCGCGCTGGTGTTGGCGGCGCTAACGCTGGTGAACTTCGCGATGGCCCACGGCGTGCGCGCCGCCGATCGGCCGCGCCGCGGCGTGCTGGTGCTCGGCATCGCCATCAATATCGGCGTGCTCGCCGGGTTCAAGTACGGCGACACGTTGCTCCACATCCTGGCTTCCGGTGCCCAAAACGGTGTGCGCATCTTGCTACCCATTGGGCTCTCCTTCTATTCGCTGCAGGCGATCTCGTATCTCGTCGACGTGGCGCAGGGGCAGATCGCCGCCGAAACCGACTTCGTCGCCTTTGCCCTCTACCTAGCCTACTTTCCGAAACTGCTAGCGGGCCCGATCGAGCGCGCACGCAAATTTCTTCCTCAACTCTCCCAGCCACGCGTGGTGGATGACGCGCAACTCGCCCGCAGCGCGACCCTCATCGCGATTGGAGTGGTGCGCAAAGTCGTGATCGCCGACTCGCTGTTCGAAATGATCCCGCCGGCGACCTTTGCGACGCCGGCGCGTGCGAGCGGACTCGCTGTATGGCTGGTCGCCTACTCGTTCGCGCTCTACAACGACTTTGCCGGGTACACGAGTCTGGTGCGTGGGGTGAGCCTGCTGTTCGGAATCGAGCTGTCGCCGAACTTCGCCAGCCCGTATTTTGCGCGCAGCTTCTCCGAGTTCTGGACGCGCTGGCACATCTCCCTCTCGCAGTGGTTGCGTGACTACATCTATCTGCCGCTGAGTCGCGCGCTATTGCGCCGCAACCTCAGCCGTTCGAACGTTCCGAATCTCCTCCTGCCGCCGTTGACCGCTATGATCATCTGCGGGATGTGGCACGGCGAGGCGTGGCACTTCCTCGCATGGGGCGCCCTCCACGGCGTGTACCTAGCCGGCGAACGCGTCGCCACACTGTGGCGGCCACGGCGGCCGGCGCAGCAACTCCCGGCTTGGCGGCAAGCTCTCGCGATGCTGCGCGTGTTCACCTTGGTCGCATTGACGCTGATTCCCTTCCGCCTGAAGCTCACCGCAGCGGAAACGTTCACACGCGCGCTGCTGCGCGCCTCCGGCTGGTCACTCCCCGACCCGCGCGTCTGTGTACTGATCGCGCTCACGCTGTGGATCGATTGGGCACAGTCACGCCACGGGGACGAGCTCGTCTTCCTCCAGTGGCCGTGGGCAGCGCGCGCCGCGCTGCTCACCGCGGCGGTGCTGGCGGTTCTGTTGGTGGCGCAGAGTGATCTAAGCGCGCCATTCGTGTATCAACAGTTCTGA